A region of Sesamum indicum cultivar Zhongzhi No. 13 linkage group LG7, S_indicum_v1.0, whole genome shotgun sequence DNA encodes the following proteins:
- the LOC105167212 gene encoding glycerol-3-phosphate acyltransferase 5-like, with amino-acid sequence MEYCVVSELEGTLLKDHDPFSYFMLIAFEASGLIRFALLLALWPFIRLLEALGRGDDGLKLMIFVATAGVPFSEIEAVARAVLPKFYLDDINMDAWRVFSSYPKRVVVTKMPKIMVERFVMEHLRADHVVGSDLSMNRFGFATGFLKDDFGSVAKRVAQLFGDDEKPCLGLGRPDSGCSSLFLPLCKEECHPPFITNHKNHHQHQIIIRPLPVIFHDGRLAKRPTPSTALLIILWVPLGIILAAIRIAVGLMLPMWATRHIAPLLGGRVVVKGNPPPPPSRRSSTSGVLFVCTHRTLMDPVVLSTVLRRRIPAVTYSISRLSEILSPIPTIRLTRIRDVDATKIKQELEKGDLVVCPEGTTCREPFLLRFSALFAELTDQIVPVAMNYRVGLFHATTARGWKAMDPIFFFMNPRPVYEVTFLNQLPVEATCSAGKSPHDVANYVQRILAATLGFECTNFTRKDKYRVLAGNDGNVSSTDGGGAAGLVDAFKKIVPSFIILH; translated from the exons ATGGAGTACTGTGTTGTTTCTGAGCTTGAAGGAACGCTTTTGAAAGACCATGATCCCTTTTCCTACTTCATGTTGATAGCCTTTGAGGCATCCGGCCTTATCCGCTTCGCCCTTCTCCTGGCGTTATGGCCTTTTATTCGTCTACTAGAGGCATTGGGGAGAGGGGACGATGGGCTTAAGCTCATGATTTTTGTGGCCACGGCTGGGGTTCCATTCTCTGAGATTGAAGCAGTGGCAAGGGCCGTTTTGCCCAAGTTTTACTTGGATGATATCAACATGGATGCTTGGAGAGTCTTTAGCTCGTACCCTAAACGAGTCGTTGTGACTAAAATGCCTAAGATCATGGTGGAGAGGTTCGTGATGGAGCATTTACGGGCAGACCATGTCGTTGGGAGTGACCTTTCCATGAATCGATTTGGATTTGCCACGGGATTTCTGAAAGATGATTTTGGTTCTGTAGCTAAGAGGGTTGCTCAATTGTTTGGAGATGATGAGAAGCCTTGTTTGGGGCTAGGAAGGCCTGATTCCGGTTGCAGTTCATTGTTCCTACCATTGTGCAAG GAAGAGTGCCATCCACCATTCATTACCAACCACAAAAACCACCACCAACATCAAATCATCATCCGCCCCCTCCCTGTCATCTTTCACGATGGCCGCCTCGCCAAGCGGCCGACGCCATCTACCGCACTCCTAATCATCCTATGGGTCCCTCTAGGGATCATACTGGCCGCCATCCGCATCGCGGTAGGCTTGATGCTACCCATGTGGGCAACGCGCCACATCGCTCCACTCTTGGGCGGTAGGGTTGTGGTCAAAGGCaaccctcctcctcctcccagTCGACGTTCCTCCACTTCGGGCGTTCTCTTTGTATGCACGCACAGAACCCTAATGGACCCCGTCGTACTATCCACCGTCCTCCGCCGCAGAATTCCCGCCGTCACATACTCCATTTCCCGACTATCGGAGATCTTGTCGCCCATCCCCACCATCCGTTTGACAAGAATCAGAGACGTGGACGCGACGAAAATAAAACAGGAACTGGAAAAGGGAGACTTAGTGGTTTGCCCCGAAGGGACAACTTGTAGGGAACCCTTCCTCTTGAGGTTCAGTGCCCTATTCGCAGAACTGACGGATCAGATAGTGCCGGTGGCGATGAACTACAGAGTAGGGCTGTTCCATGCAACGACGGCGAGAGGGTGGAAAGCCATGGACCCGATATTCTTCTTCATGAACCCAAGGCCAGTGTATGAGGTGACTTTTCTGAACCAGCTGCCGGTGGAGGCGACGTGCTCGGCGGGGAAAAGCCCACATGATGTGGCGAACTATGTGCAGAGGATATTGGCAGCAACATTAGGATTTGAGTGCACCAACTTCACGAGGAAGGATAAGTATAGGGTTCTTGCAGGAAACGATGGAAATGTGAGTAGTACTGATGGAGGAGGAGCTGCGGGACTGGTCGATGCTTTCAAGAAGATAGTACCCAGTTTTATTATTCTTCACTAG